A genome region from Jeotgalibacillus aurantiacus includes the following:
- the bcd gene encoding Glu/Leu/Phe/Val family dehydrogenase, which produces MEIFTYMEKYDYEQLVFCQDESSGLKAIIAIHDTTLGPALGGTRMWTYNSEADAIEDALRLAKGMTYKNAAAGLNLGGGKTVIIGDPLKDKNEEMFRAFGRYIQGLAGRYITAEDVGTTVKDMDLIHEETDYVTGISPAFGSSGNPSPVTAYGVYRGIKAAANEAYGSDSLEGKTIAVQGVGNVAFTLCRHLHEEGAKLIVTDINKEAVQRAVDEFGATAVEPNEIYGVDCDIFAPCALGAVINDQTLEVLKADVIAGAANNQLKETKHGDILHERGIVYAPDYVINAGGVINVADELYGYNRERAMKNVEKVYDNVARVFEIAKRDNVPSYLAADRMAEERIAKMAKSRSQFLRSEHNILSRR; this is translated from the coding sequence ATGGAAATTTTTACTTATATGGAGAAATACGATTACGAGCAGCTGGTTTTCTGCCAGGATGAGAGCTCAGGATTAAAAGCCATTATTGCCATTCACGATACAACACTCGGACCAGCACTTGGCGGTACGAGAATGTGGACGTATAACTCTGAGGCAGATGCGATTGAAGATGCACTTCGTCTTGCTAAAGGGATGACTTATAAAAATGCCGCAGCGGGCTTAAATCTTGGTGGAGGAAAAACGGTTATTATCGGTGATCCACTAAAGGACAAAAACGAAGAAATGTTCCGTGCTTTCGGCCGTTACATTCAAGGTCTTGCCGGCCGTTATATTACAGCAGAGGATGTAGGTACAACCGTAAAGGATATGGACCTCATTCATGAAGAAACAGATTATGTAACGGGGATCTCACCTGCGTTCGGTTCTTCAGGTAACCCTTCACCAGTAACTGCTTATGGCGTTTACAGAGGAATTAAGGCGGCAGCAAATGAAGCATACGGCAGTGACTCTCTTGAAGGCAAGACGATTGCTGTTCAGGGTGTTGGTAACGTTGCGTTTACGCTTTGCCGTCACCTTCACGAAGAAGGCGCGAAGCTGATTGTGACTGATATTAATAAAGAAGCGGTGCAGCGTGCAGTTGATGAGTTTGGTGCAACAGCGGTTGAACCGAACGAGATTTATGGCGTTGACTGTGATATTTTTGCCCCATGTGCACTTGGTGCTGTCATCAATGATCAGACGCTTGAAGTGTTAAAGGCAGATGTCATTGCTGGTGCTGCAAATAACCAGCTGAAGGAAACAAAACACGGCGATATTCTTCACGAACGTGGAATCGTTTATGCGCCTGACTACGTGATCAATGCCGGCGGCGTGATCAACGTGGCCGATGAGCTTTACGGATATAACCGTGAGCGTGCGATGAAAAATGTAGAAAAAGTATATGATAATGTTGCGCGTGTATTTGAGATTGCCAAACGCGACAATGTACCAAGCTATCTTGCTGCTGACCGTATGGCGGAAGAGAGAATTGCGAAAATGGCGAAATCAAGAAGTCAGTTTCTCCGCAGCGAGCACAATATTTTAAGCAGAAGATAA
- the buk gene encoding butyrate kinase, producing MALVCITGGKNVQDQNYRILVINPGSTSTKIGVFDSETAILEKTIRHDSSVIDSYNKIIDQYQFRKQTILEALDEEGMNISRLDAVCGRGGLLRPIEGGTYSVNEAMLKDLRKGYSGQHASNLGGIIAYEIAQGLNIPSFIVDPVVVDELSDIARVSGFSLIERKSIFHALNQKAVARRVARELGKSYEDSNFIVTHMGGGITVGVHENGRVVDVNNGLHGDGPFSPERAGTVPAGDLVELCFSGDYYREEIMKMLVGQGGFVGYLGTNDAVKVEQMIQNGDEKAKKVYEAMAYQVAKEIGAAAAAIKGKADAIILTGGLAYGKDFVELIRERIDWIADVIVQPGENELQALAEGALRVLREEEAAKVYPLGNVSVKS from the coding sequence ATGGCACTGGTCTGTATTACTGGAGGGAAAAACGTGCAGGATCAAAACTACCGTATATTAGTAATCAACCCGGGTTCAACGTCAACGAAAATTGGTGTGTTTGACAGCGAAACAGCTATTCTTGAAAAAACGATTCGGCATGATTCAAGTGTGATAGACAGCTACAACAAAATCATCGATCAGTATCAGTTCAGAAAGCAGACGATTCTTGAAGCGCTTGATGAGGAAGGAATGAATATTTCAAGACTCGATGCCGTGTGCGGACGCGGTGGTCTGTTGCGCCCGATCGAGGGTGGAACCTATTCAGTGAATGAAGCAATGCTTAAGGACTTACGCAAAGGCTATTCCGGTCAGCATGCTTCCAATCTTGGCGGCATTATCGCCTATGAGATTGCACAGGGCCTGAACATACCATCCTTTATCGTGGATCCGGTTGTGGTGGATGAACTTTCAGACATCGCCCGCGTTTCGGGGTTTTCTCTGATTGAACGAAAAAGTATTTTTCACGCGCTGAATCAAAAAGCTGTTGCCCGCCGTGTAGCCAGGGAGTTAGGGAAATCTTACGAAGACTCTAACTTTATTGTCACGCACATGGGCGGGGGAATTACGGTTGGCGTTCATGAAAATGGACGGGTTGTTGATGTGAATAACGGACTGCACGGGGATGGACCATTCAGTCCGGAGCGGGCAGGGACCGTTCCGGCTGGAGATTTAGTGGAACTTTGTTTTTCAGGGGATTATTACCGTGAAGAGATCATGAAAATGCTCGTAGGCCAGGGGGGTTTCGTTGGCTATCTTGGCACGAATGATGCCGTAAAGGTTGAGCAGATGATCCAAAACGGTGATGAGAAAGCAAAAAAAGTATATGAAGCGATGGCTTATCAGGTGGCAAAGGAAATCGGTGCAGCGGCTGCAGCCATTAAAGGCAAAGCAGATGCCATCATTTTAACAGGGGGTCTTGCTTACGGAAAAGATTTTGTTGAACTGATCCGTGAGCGCATTGACTGGATTGCCGATGTCATCGTGCAGCCGGGTGAAAATGAACTTCAGGCTCTTGCAGAAGGAGCGCTCCGCGTGCTTCGTGAAGAAGAGGCTGCGAAAGTATATCCATTAGGGAATGTTTCAGTAAAAAGCTGA
- the lpdA gene encoding dihydrolipoyl dehydrogenase: MAEEYDLVILGGGTGGYVAAIRASQLGLKTAIVEKGKLGGTCLHRGCIPSKALLRSAEVFATAKNAADFGVDIKEAVLNFTKVQERKQAIVDQLHKGVQHLMKQGKIDVFDGFGRILGPSIFSPMPGTISVEMTDGTENEMLIPKNVIVATGSRPRSLPGLDIDGTHILSSDETLELEELPASMIIVGGGVIGIEWASMMADFGVDVTVLEYADRIIPTEDTDVSKEMEKLLKKKGITIVTGAKVDAASAEKGDGVSISAEVKGETVTYSAEKILVSVGRSANTEGIGLENTDIQVENGFIKVNNKLQTKESHIYAIGDVIGGLQLAHVASHEGIHAVEHIAGLDVSPIDYSLVSKCIYSSPEAASVGLTEQQAKDEGYDVKIGKFPFKAIGKALVFGKSDGFVKIIADKASNDILGVHMIGPHVTDMISEAGLARVLDATPWEVGQTIHPHPTLSEAIGEAALAVDGKAIHS; encoded by the coding sequence ATGGCAGAAGAATATGATCTCGTCATACTCGGCGGAGGGACTGGCGGATACGTTGCGGCGATCCGTGCCTCACAGCTTGGGTTGAAAACGGCAATCGTTGAAAAAGGAAAGCTCGGTGGAACATGCCTTCACAGAGGGTGTATCCCGAGTAAAGCACTGTTAAGAAGTGCAGAGGTGTTTGCTACAGCAAAAAATGCTGCCGATTTTGGCGTTGATATTAAAGAGGCGGTATTAAATTTCACTAAAGTGCAGGAGCGTAAACAGGCGATTGTGGATCAGCTTCATAAAGGTGTTCAGCACCTGATGAAACAGGGTAAAATCGATGTTTTTGACGGCTTTGGACGAATTCTTGGACCATCCATTTTTTCCCCTATGCCGGGTACGATTTCAGTGGAAATGACGGACGGAACTGAAAATGAAATGCTAATTCCGAAAAATGTCATAGTCGCAACGGGTTCAAGACCGCGCTCACTGCCTGGCCTAGACATTGACGGCACGCATATTCTGAGCTCGGATGAAACGCTTGAGCTTGAAGAGTTGCCAGCATCTATGATCATTGTCGGCGGAGGCGTAATCGGGATCGAATGGGCATCCATGATGGCCGATTTCGGCGTTGACGTAACCGTTCTTGAGTATGCAGACCGTATTATCCCGACAGAGGATACGGATGTATCAAAAGAAATGGAGAAGCTGCTGAAGAAAAAAGGAATCACCATTGTGACAGGTGCAAAAGTCGATGCAGCAAGTGCCGAAAAGGGAGACGGTGTATCCATTTCAGCTGAAGTAAAAGGTGAAACGGTTACATATTCCGCTGAAAAAATTCTTGTGTCCGTTGGCCGAAGTGCCAATACGGAAGGAATCGGTCTTGAAAACACAGACATCCAGGTGGAAAACGGATTTATTAAGGTGAACAACAAGCTTCAGACGAAGGAATCCCACATTTACGCAATTGGTGATGTGATTGGCGGGCTTCAGCTTGCACACGTTGCTTCACATGAAGGTATTCACGCTGTTGAGCATATTGCAGGACTGGACGTATCACCTATCGACTACAGCCTTGTGTCGAAGTGTATTTATTCAAGCCCTGAAGCAGCAAGTGTCGGTCTGACTGAACAGCAGGCGAAGGACGAGGGATACGACGTGAAGATCGGAAAATTCCCGTTTAAAGCAATCGGAAAAGCGCTTGTTTTCGGGAAATCTGACGGCTTTGTAAAGATCATTGCTGACAAAGCGTCAAACGACATTTTAGGCGTTCATATGATCGGTCCTCACGTCACAGATATGATCTCTGAAGCAGGGCTTGCGCGTGTGCTTGATGCCACTCCTTGGGAAGTCGGCCAGACGATCCATCCGCATCCGACGTTAAGTGAAGCGATCGGGGAAGCGGCCCTTGCAGTTGAT